In a genomic window of Virgibacillus sp. SK37:
- a CDS encoding aminoglycoside adenylyltransferase domain-containing protein, producing MEEQLFINEFTSYCTRYLQCDLVGVYLHGSLAMGCYNPQKSDVDLLVVVKKQLTEDTKKKLIREILLLEEKYPSCRLEMSVILENEAKHPSYPTPFELHYSKEHKRNYEEDPNYSCSNEFDPDLIAHMMMTHYRGKLLYGKEIQQTFSAINKEDYIAACLQDVKDSRWKIREDLVYYTLNLCRLLYFLGEGIIASKREGGEWALKVLPSKYHNLVGTCLTVYNGQRTEMEIDKIEATNFSDYMLKQIDNRGKLN from the coding sequence ATGGAAGAACAGCTTTTCATAAATGAATTTACTTCCTATTGTACGCGTTATTTGCAATGTGATTTGGTGGGTGTTTATTTACATGGTTCACTGGCTATGGGATGTTACAACCCTCAAAAAAGCGATGTAGATTTATTGGTTGTGGTAAAAAAACAACTTACAGAGGATACAAAGAAGAAACTTATAAGAGAAATACTTCTATTGGAAGAAAAATATCCTTCCTGTCGCTTGGAAATGAGTGTGATTTTGGAGAATGAAGCAAAACATCCGTCTTATCCTACCCCCTTTGAGTTGCATTACTCAAAAGAGCATAAACGGAACTATGAGGAAGATCCCAATTATAGCTGTTCTAACGAATTTGATCCTGATTTAATAGCCCATATGATGATGACGCATTACAGGGGTAAGTTGCTTTACGGAAAAGAAATTCAGCAGACTTTTTCTGCGATTAATAAAGAGGACTATATAGCCGCATGCTTGCAAGACGTGAAAGATTCGCGTTGGAAGATTAGGGAGGACCTTGTATATTATACATTAAATTTATGCAGATTATTGTATTTCTTAGGAGAAGGAATAATAGCATCAAAACGGGAAGGCGGGGAATGGGCGCTGAAGGTACTGCCAAGTAAGTATCATAATTTGGTTGGTACATGTTTAACAGTGTATAACGGTCAACGAACAGAAATGGAGATAGATAAGATCGAAGCAACCAACTTTTCTGATTATATGCTGAAGCAAATAGATAATAGGGGGAAATTAAATTGA
- a CDS encoding DUF2332 domain-containing protein, producing MTKLSARFQTFAEECKGSSKLYEVLAKEIAKDQDLLTIAAGTRDGQPVPNMLFGAVQYMLLKNAEHELRGFYKSMVVNPRTETEAFPFFRDFCLNYKNEIRNLLKSRLVQTNEVRRCAYLYPSFCYVYEKVKKPLALIEIGTSAGFQLLWDTYAYSYGSAAIYGNTQADIVLEAEVREGELPDFMQELPPVSKRIGLDLHVNNVQDVEDHLWLKALIWPEHVDRRELFDKVASQVQAANLQLIEGDGVALLPELVNQIPKDMVVVVFHTHVANQFSDQLKEDLLQEIHSIGSKREIFHLYNNIYDRYLHLEYYLQGEKVSHIVGETEGHGKWFTWNLAGK from the coding sequence ATGACGAAGCTCTCCGCTCGCTTCCAAACCTTTGCTGAAGAGTGTAAAGGTTCAAGCAAACTGTATGAAGTATTAGCTAAAGAGATTGCAAAAGATCAGGATCTGCTCACAATTGCGGCCGGTACGCGAGATGGGCAGCCAGTTCCTAATATGTTATTTGGAGCTGTGCAATACATGCTGCTGAAAAATGCAGAACATGAATTAAGGGGATTTTATAAGAGTATGGTCGTAAATCCGAGAACTGAAACAGAAGCCTTTCCTTTTTTTAGAGACTTTTGCTTAAATTATAAAAACGAAATTAGGAATCTATTAAAAAGCAGACTCGTTCAAACAAATGAAGTGCGTCGCTGTGCATATCTCTATCCCTCCTTTTGCTATGTGTATGAAAAAGTAAAGAAACCATTAGCCCTTATTGAAATTGGCACAAGTGCAGGCTTTCAACTGTTATGGGATACGTACGCTTATTCGTATGGATCAGCTGCCATATATGGGAATACACAGGCAGACATTGTGCTGGAAGCAGAAGTGAGAGAAGGGGAGCTTCCAGATTTTATGCAGGAGCTTCCGCCTGTCAGCAAGCGAATTGGTCTTGATTTACATGTAAATAATGTTCAAGATGTAGAAGATCATCTTTGGCTCAAAGCCCTTATCTGGCCAGAACACGTTGATAGGAGGGAATTATTTGATAAGGTGGCCAGTCAGGTACAGGCTGCAAATCTTCAATTAATAGAGGGAGATGGGGTCGCACTGCTGCCAGAACTTGTTAATCAAATTCCAAAAGATATGGTCGTAGTAGTCTTTCACACACATGTTGCTAATCAGTTCTCGGATCAATTGAAGGAAGACCTCCTCCAAGAAATTCATTCTATTGGCAGTAAGAGGGAGATTTTTCATTTGTATAACAACATATATGACCGTTATTTGCATTTAGAATATTATTTGCAAGGGGAGAAGGTCTCGCATATTGTTGGGGAAACGGAGGGACATGGCAAGTGGTTTACTTGGAATCTAGCAGGTAAATAA